ATTCCAATTGCAGGTAAAATAATTACTTTTGAGTTATTTTTCAGTGGAGTTACTAGAAAGCATTGCATTCTTCTTACAAAGCCTAGTTTATCTCTTAATCCTAACCTTGGATGCTCATGCCCTATGATATATATTTTATTTTCTTCCACATCTATATTCATATGGCCATGAAAAATAACAATATTATCGACTATCAAAGAATCTACTAGCTTAATATTATCATAATTCTCAGTGACTAAAGATAAATAATTATCATGATTACCTCTAATTATCGTAATTTCTGTACCTTCATCTTTTAATATTCGAAATATTTCATTAAGTTCAGTTTTTTCTTGTTTGGTTAATTTACTAAAAGAATGTTTAAGATCTCCATTAATTATGAGTTTGTTTGTTTTGAAAACCTCTCTTGCTCTATTGAAAATATTGAGAAAACGTTTCTTTTGAACTTTTGGTATGAATATTCCTTTTGATGCCATCTCTTCTTCATAACCTATGTGTACATCAGATAGAATTATAGAGTTAAGTCTTCGTATATATATAACGGGTAAATCTTCATCAATGTAAATATCATCAACTAAACTTATCATCTTGTTCTTATAATCTAATTTAATACTAATAAATACCAATTTAAAAACATGCCAACGCTTAAGCTTATAGGGTTGGGCCTCTCTGCTAAATTTGTAACTAGAGAAGCAATTGATGAGATAAGTAAATGTAATGTTGTGCTATTCGAGAGTTATACTTCTCTATCTTGTGATATAAATTTAGATTTTATTAAATTTTTAAATAAAAATGTTATTATCGTAGATAGAAAATTTATTGAAAATAATATTAAAGAAATTATTAAACTGTTAAAAGAGAAAGAAGATGTTTGTATAGTAACTATAGGGGATCCTATGATTGCAACAACACATGTGAGTCTTATTGTTGAGGTGAAAGACAAGGGCTATAATTTTAAAGTAATTCCGGGGATATCAGTTCATTGCTATATAATTTCAAAATCTATGTTATCTTCCTATAAATTTGGTAAATCTGTAACTATAACTTACCCTTATAATAATAAAATTGATACGACTCCCTATGATGTAATTTATGATAATTTTATACGGGGACTCCACACAATACTATATCTTGACTTAAAAGAAGATAAAATTATGACAGCTAAAGAAGCCGTAGAACTTCTAATAGAAATGGAGAAAATAAAGAAGCAAGGATTAGTTAGTGATGATAGAATCATCATAGTAGGTCAGAGATTGGGATGCGATGATGAGGAAGTAGTTGCATTACGATTAAAGGAAGTATTTAATTATAAATTTAAAGAACCACCACATATTATTGTATTTCCTACAGATAAGTTACACTTCATGGAGGTAGAGGCTTTAAAATGTCTAATGAAATAAGAAATAGAGTAGAAAAATATATAAAAGGGATGGAAGAAAGATTACAAAAAATACCTAGTCATATCTATGAAAAATATCGTAAAGTACTAGATCTTGCTAAACAATATACAGAGGATGCAAAATATTATCTGAGTAAAGAAGATGAAGTTACTGCGTTGGTTGATGTAGTTTATGCTGAAGGTTTATTAGATTCAGTTATATTTAATGAAAATCTTGATATAGATTCACAAATTTCTAAAAAAGTATTCGTAGGTGGCACATTTGATATATTACACCCTGGTCATATAGAATTTTTAAAAGAGGCTTCTCGTTATGGAAGAGTCTATGTCTCTGTTGCAAGAGATAAAAACTCAGAAAAGGTAAAAGGGAGAAAACCAATAAATGATGAAAATCAAAGATTAGAAGTAGTAAAGAGCATTAGATATGTTTATGAAGCATTCTTAGGAGATGAAAAAGATTTTCTAAAAAGTGTTGAAAGGGTAAAACCAGACATATTATTTTTAGGTCCTGATCAGCATGTTGATGAGAATAAATTAAAGGAAGAGTTAAAGAAAAGAGGAATTGATAATATAGAAATAATAAGAATGAAAGAAAGAATAAATAATTGGTCTCATTCAAGCACTACATCAATAATTCAAGAAATAGTCAAAAGATATTGCAATCAAAGATAAACTTCAATTTCTACCTCATCACCATCTTTAAGACTAAGTTTTTCTCTTAAATAGTAAGGTGATATAATTTCAATAACGCTTTTTGGATGAGTAGTTCTCGCTGGAATTACTATAGCTGCTGGTGAAATTGAATTTATCGAAGATGGGAAAGCCTTTACACTTCCTAAAACCCTGTTTGGCTCTTTGTGTTCTGGGATAATAATTCCTTTAGCTAAATCTAAGATCAATCTGTTTTCTAATGATATCCTATCATAGATAACAATATTTAAAGTTCCAGCATAAGGTTCAAATCCTAAGTATTTTTTGAAGGATTCGATATAGTAAGGAATTGAAAGGAAAATTCTACCCTCTCCTAACCCTGCTGTCACTTTTCCTTTTATGTGTAATATTTTAGTCCTCATAATTAATTGTAATATATCTTCTATGCATCTCTTTAATTCTTCTTCTCCTTTATCTGTAAGTTTTATATATTCTCCATCTTTTATTATAATTCTTTGTATTATCCCTTCTTCCTCAAGTTCTTTTAATTTTCTTGATACAGTTTGCTGTGATAAACCAGATTCTTTTGAAATCTCTGTTTGTGTTACTAACTTATCACTATTTAATAACTTAAACAGTTTACATGTAAATAGTGTATCTTTTCAAGTTTCTCCCTCCGTACAACCTAGTTCTGCTTCTTTATATTCTCCATTTATATCATCTTCTATGTCTTTAGTTGCCCAATTCCAGTTATCTGTCCAAGCATTACCTATCTGTATAGGCTTATCTAATTTACTTAATAAGACTATTCTACTAGGTATATGTTCAGATAGAATTTTATAACCAGTATACTCAGCTAATTTTTTAGCAAATTCTTTAATTTCAAAATGTCTAGGCATAGCATCTTTACTAAGTCTATAAGTAGAAGGTCCTACATGCATGTATGCTTTTACTTCAATATATGTTGGTTGTGCGATTTCCATGAGTCTTGCAAATTCTCTTGCATCTTCATCGCTCATATTGAATCCTTTTATCATAGTCATTCTTATAACTGTGGGCGAACTAAAGCTTGGAAGAATTTCTAATGTTTTCATAACTAAATTCCATGAGTTTGCAACAATAGGTCTATTTATTAGTTTATGTTTAAATTCATTAGGGGCTTGAAGTGATACAAATAATTGAGTAGGTTCTTCTTCTAAGCTTGCAAGTATATCTGGCCTTACTCCACTAGTTACTAAAAAGGTTGTAAGCCCTCTTTTATGGTACTCTTTGATTAGTTCTCCAAGCCTATCATATAATGTGGGTTCACCTGTAAGGCTTATAGCTACATGTTTAGGTGTTATAGCCTCTTTAACTTTGTTTTTATCTACTCCCTCACGTCCAAAATAACCAGAGACTGCCCTTTTATGTTCTTCTATACTTTTTTCCACAATAATATCTGGATCATCTTCTACTGGTAATTTTGTTTCATCCCATTCAATTCCTATATCCTCTGGTTCTAATCTCCAACAATGGATGCATCTGAACCAACACCACGCAGCAGTAGGTGACATTTGAACACATCTATGGCTTTCAATTCCGTAAAACTTGCCTTTATAGCAGTATCTCCCTGAAGTTAAGGCTTCGTGAGTCCAATGACATTTCTTATATACACTATGATTTCCAACTATGTGATATTTTTCTTTTTCTAGTTCTTTCATTATCAAGCTTAAAGTATCTATCCTAAGATTACTTACCATCTATTAAACTACTGAATGTAAGATTAAAAACTTTAACTTATAGGTGCTGTTAAATCATAAAGGTTAAGTACTTTTTCTATTTTTGCTGAAATAGCCATAATGTAATAGTCCGACAAATATCTTCCCATAAGTTGTAATCCTATGGGTAAATTATTATAGAATCCTGCTGGCTGAGATAAAGCTGGTACTCCAGCTAAATTTGCAATTACAGTGTTTAGATCCATAGCATACATTTTAATAGGATCCTCAACTACCTCACCTATTTTTGGAGGCAATATAGGCATAGTTGGTGATGCTATTAGATCGAATTCTTTAAGTATATTATCAACATTATCTTTTATTAATCTCCTAATTTTAAGTGCTTTAATATAGAACTCTTCATAATATCCTGCACTTAGGATAAAGCTTCCTAATAATATTCTTCTTTTAACTTCTATTCCAAATCCTTCTCCTCTATTTTTAGCAAAAGTCTCTCTCCAATTACCTTCAGAGTATTTACTATATCCGTATCTTACACCATCAAATCTAGCTAAATTAGAGCTAGCCTCTGACATAGCAATAATATAATAAGCCGGTAAAGCATATTCAGCATATCCTAAATTCACTTCTTTAATTATTGCCCCCTCAGAACTTAATTTATCTAGAGTTGAGTTAAATATTGAAACAACTGGTTTATCTGATGCCTCTACTATATCCTTCAAAACAGCAATTTTAACATCTTTCAGTTCTACTTTTTCCGGTACTTGGGGTTCAAAATGAATTGTAGTAGCGTCTTTAGGGTCATCACCAGAGATTATTGAATAGAGTAAAGCCAGATCTTCAGCATTTTTTGCCATCGGTCCTATTTGTTCTAAACTATTTGCATAAGCTACTAACCCAAATCTACTAACTGTCCCATAAGAAGGCTTTAAGCCAAATACGGCATTATACGCAGCTGGCGCTCTTATTGAACCTCCAGTATCACTACCTAAAGCTATATCTACTATTCCTGCAGCTAATGCGGCTCCGCTTCCCCCAGAGCTTCCCCCAGGTGTTCTCTCTAGGTCCCAAGGATTTCTTGTAGGGCCAAAATAACTTGTCTCCGTTGTCGATCCCATTGCAAATTCATCCATATTTGTTTTGCCTAGAATAACTGCTCCTTCTTGCTTTAATTTTTCTATTACAGTGGCATCATATGGCGGTACATAATCCTCTAACATTCTAGAAGCACAAGTGGTTCTAATTCCTTTTGTGGAGATGTTATCCTTAATAGCTATTAGAATTCCAGATAATTTCCCTTTAGGATTCTTAAGCTTTTCCCTTACTTCTCTCTTAACTTCTTCTTTATCCCTTATTGTTATAAACGCTTTGATTTTTTTCTCAATTTTCTCGATTCTTTCATATGTTCTTTCAACATATTCATCAATATCTAAGTTCTTATTTAGTAAGTCTTCTACCAGTTTCATAATCATATTACTCCCCATAGGTAGCAGGTCCTACTATAAAGCCATCCTCCTTTCTTTTCACATTACTTAATGCTTCATCTCTACTCAATGGTTTTATAATTTCATCTTTTCTAAGCTTACCAGTAGATATAGGATGAAATAAAGGTTCTACATTAGAAAGGTCTAGTTTATTTATCTGATCAAAGAAATCGAGAATATTCTTTATATCTCGTTTTATTCTTTCCTTTTCTCTATCATTTAATTCTACTAGGGCTAAATTCTGTAATCTAGAAATAAGTTCATTATTTACTTCGATCTTCACTTCTTCTCACGCTCTCACTAATCCATTTTAAATAATCTGGTAAGCCATCATTAAAGTTTATTATAATAATTTCTGGTAGAGTATAAGTGTGAAGTTCCTTTATTCTGTTTATTAATTTTTCCTTTACCTTTTCATCGCTTTTTATTATTAATAAGCTTTCATCATCTTCAGTGGTTTTCTCTTCCCAAACATAAAAGGATTTTACATAAGGTATTATATTAACACAAGCTGCAAGTCTTTCATCAACTAGAGTTTTTGCTATTTTCTTAGCGGACTCCATTCCACCAATTGTTGTAAGAGCAATAATATACGACATATTAATTAGTTACTGCTTTTTAATTAAAAAATCAATGAAGGCTGAAGAACTAATTGATATCATAAAATGGGAGGGATTTAGGGAAGCATTATTTTATGGGCTTAGCGAATGTGAGGAGCTGGGTAAAGAGTTTATAGGCATTACGCTAGATAATGGTGATGGAATTATTTTAAGGGTTAATCCTTATGAGAACGAAATTCTTTATATTTTACTATATTCTAATAAGAAATATTCAAATAATGATTTGAGATTAATTGGCATTTTTAAGCCCGAGGAAAATGGTAATACCTATTTTATATACCAAATAACTAATTTAAGGAATTTTATAAATATGTTTGGTAATGATATAAAAGTTATTTATGTTGAAGTGATCAGAGATGCTCTTGAAGACTTTTTATACACAGCAATGGCTTGATGATGAGACATTTAAAAAATTGCTAACGTTTTCTAGGTTTTTAGGTAGAGATAAAAATGGTTCACAATTCGTGATAGACATAGAAAGAGCAAGAAGAAATAAAGTTAAATTAGACGATATACTTTCTATTTTATCTGAACTTGGTATAGAACTAAGTGAAACCGACTTAAGGGAAATGGCTAAATATTTGCCCGAGTATGATGTAGAATTTGAACTTAAAGATGGAAAGTTAATAATAAAACCTCACGTTTTCATTCTAGATATTATAAAGGATTACAAA
The sequence above is drawn from the Sulfurisphaera tokodaii str. 7 genome and encodes:
- a CDS encoding metallophosphoesterase, giving the protein MISLVDDIYIDEDLPVIYIRRLNSIILSDVHIGYEEEMASKGIFIPKVQKKRFLNIFNRAREVFKTNKLIINGDLKHSFSKLTKQEKTELNEIFRILKDEGTEITIIRGNHDNYLSLVTENYDNIKLVDSLIVDNIVIFHGHMNIDVEENKIYIIGHEHPRLGLRDKLGFVRRMQCFLVTPLKNNSKVIILPAIGIYQAGNDISLNHSNYMSPLMREYSILENSKPYVIIEKEGIMEFPELGLLKDIML
- the dph5 gene encoding diphthine synthase, with the protein product MPTLKLIGLGLSAKFVTREAIDEISKCNVVLFESYTSLSCDINLDFIKFLNKNVIIVDRKFIENNIKEIIKLLKEKEDVCIVTIGDPMIATTHVSLIVEVKDKGYNFKVIPGISVHCYIISKSMLSSYKFGKSVTITYPYNNKIDTTPYDVIYDNFIRGLHTILYLDLKEDKIMTAKEAVELLIEMEKIKKQGLVSDDRIIIVGQRLGCDDEEVVALRLKEVFNYKFKEPPHIIVFPTDKLHFMEVEALKCLMK
- a CDS encoding DUF357 domain-containing protein; its protein translation is MSNEIRNRVEKYIKGMEERLQKIPSHIYEKYRKVLDLAKQYTEDAKYYLSKEDEVTALVDVVYAEGLLDSVIFNENLDIDSQISKKVFVGGTFDILHPGHIEFLKEASRYGRVYVSVARDKNSEKVKGRKPINDENQRLEVVKSIRYVYEAFLGDEKDFLKSVERVKPDILFLGPDQHVDENKLKEELKKRGIDNIEIIRMKERINNWSHSSTTSIIQEIVKRYCNQR
- a CDS encoding DUF120 domain-containing protein, producing MFKLLNSDKLVTQTEISKESGLSQQTVSRKLKELEEEGIIQRIIIKDGEYIKLTDKGEEELKRCIEDILQLIMRTKILHIKGKVTAGLGEGRIFLSIPYYIESFKKYLGFEPYAGTLNIVIYDRISLENRLILDLAKGIIIPEHKEPNRVLGSVKAFPSSINSISPAAIVIPARTTHPKSVIEIISPYYLREKLSLKDGDEVEIEVYL
- the twy1 gene encoding 4-demethylwyosine synthase TYW1, which encodes MVSNLRIDTLSLIMKELEKEKYHIVGNHSVYKKCHWTHEALTSGRYCYKGKFYGIESHRCVQMSPTAAWCWFRCIHCWRLEPEDIGIEWDETKLPVEDDPDIIVEKSIEEHKRAVSGYFGREGVDKNKVKEAITPKHVAISLTGEPTLYDRLGELIKEYHKRGLTTFLVTSGVRPDILASLEEEPTQLFVSLQAPNEFKHKLINRPIVANSWNLVMKTLEILPSFSSPTVIRMTMIKGFNMSDEDAREFARLMEIAQPTYIEVKAYMHVGPSTYRLSKDAMPRHFEIKEFAKKLAEYTGYKILSEHIPSRIVLLSKLDKPIQIGNAWTDNWNWATKDIEDDINGEYKEAELGCTEGET
- the gatA gene encoding Asp-tRNA(Asn)/Glu-tRNA(Gln) amidotransferase subunit GatA, which translates into the protein MIMKLVEDLLNKNLDIDEYVERTYERIEKIEKKIKAFITIRDKEEVKREVREKLKNPKGKLSGILIAIKDNISTKGIRTTCASRMLEDYVPPYDATVIEKLKQEGAVILGKTNMDEFAMGSTTETSYFGPTRNPWDLERTPGGSSGGSGAALAAGIVDIALGSDTGGSIRAPAAYNAVFGLKPSYGTVSRFGLVAYANSLEQIGPMAKNAEDLALLYSIISGDDPKDATTIHFEPQVPEKVELKDVKIAVLKDIVEASDKPVVSIFNSTLDKLSSEGAIIKEVNLGYAEYALPAYYIIAMSEASSNLARFDGVRYGYSKYSEGNWRETFAKNRGEGFGIEVKRRILLGSFILSAGYYEEFYIKALKIRRLIKDNVDNILKEFDLIASPTMPILPPKIGEVVEDPIKMYAMDLNTVIANLAGVPALSQPAGFYNNLPIGLQLMGRYLSDYYIMAISAKIEKVLNLYDLTAPIS
- the gatC gene encoding Asp-tRNA(Asn) amidotransferase subunit GatC, encoding MKIEVNNELISRLQNLALVELNDREKERIKRDIKNILDFFDQINKLDLSNVEPLFHPISTGKLRKDEIIKPLSRDEALSNVKRKEDGFIVGPATYGE
- the cutA gene encoding divalent-cation tolerance protein CutA, producing MSYIIALTTIGGMESAKKIAKTLVDERLAACVNIIPYVKSFYVWEEKTTEDDESLLIIKSDEKVKEKLINRIKELHTYTLPEIIIINFNDGLPDYLKWISESVRRSEDRSK